The following is a genomic window from Cupriavidus taiwanensis.
TCAGCTGTTGCGCCATCTCGAACACGACCAGCCCGCCGAACGAGTAGCCGGCCAGCGCGTACGGGCCGCCCGGCTGCAAGGTGCGTATCTGTTCGATGTAGCTGGCCGCCATATCCTCGACGCGCCGCTGCGTCGGCTGCTCGCCGTCGAGGCCGCGCGCCTGCAGCCCGTAGACCGGGCGCGTGGTCCGCAGCGCGTTGACCATGCCCCAGCACTCCATCACCGAGCCGCTGGCCCCGTGCACCAGGAACAGCGGCGCGCCGGTGCCGCCGCGCACGGGCACCAGGTTGGGCGCCAGCCGCGGCGAGGCAGCCTCGTCGATCGCCGCGGCCAGGCCGGCAATGGTCGGTGTGAACAGCAGCGTGGCGAGCGGAATCGTGCGTCCGGTCGACTGGTGCACGTCGGCCAGCAGCCGCGCGGCCAGCAGCGAATGCCCGCCGAGGTCGAAGAAGTTGTCGTCGCGCCCGATCGGGGCGAAGTCGAACAATCGCTCCCACAGCGCCTGCAAATGGCGCTCCAGCTGCTCGCGCGACGAGCCGGGGGCCGGCAGTTCGCGCGCGGCCAGGTTCAGGGCCGGATGATTGCGGATGGCGTCGAGGCATTCCGGGTTGCGCAACGCCGCGGCATTGCCCACCGGCAGGCCGTTGACCGCATTGCGCGCCGCCGCTTCGGAGAGCTTGCCGTTATGCGTGGCCGGCAGCGCCGGCACGGCGAGGATACGGTCCGGCACATGCGTGGGCGAGGCGCGCCGCGCCAGGTCGCGGCGCACGCGCGCGGCCAGCGCGCCAGTGAGCGCGACCCCGTCCTGCAGCACCAGCAGCAGCACCATGCGCTGCTCGTACCGTTCCGCATGGGTGCGGTCGGGCGGTGCCGTGCGCGCGCGCTGCTCGACCACCATCGCCTCGCGGATCTCGGGGATATCGCGCAGCACGCGGTAGATCTCGCCCGGACCGACATTGATGCCGCGCACATTGAGCACGCCGTCGGAGCGGCCATGCAGCCGCGCCGTGCCTTCGGGCGGAAACTCGATGCGGTCGCCGTGGGTCCAGACCCCCGCGTTGGCGGAAAAGTAGGCCTTGTGGAACGCCTCGCCGTTCGCGTCGCCATAGAAGCCCAGCGGACGCGACGGGAACGGATTCGTGCACACCAGGTCGCCGATGCCGCTGGTCGGCGCGCCGTGTTCCCACGCCTGCACCCCGAGCGCCAGGCTCTTGCACTGCGCTTCGCCCGCATAGACCGGCAGGTTGGGGTTGCCCAGCACGAAGCAGCCCAGGATGTCGGTGCCGCCGGAGATCGACTGCAGCGGCAGCGCCTTGACGTGGTCGCGCACCCATTCGAACTGCGCGTCGAACAGCACCGATCCGGTCGACATCATCGCGCGCAGTGCGCCCAGGTCGAACTGCTGCCCGGGCACCAGGCCGGCGTCTTCGCACATCTTCAGGTAGGCGGGGCTGGTGCCGAACACCGTGACGCGCTCGTCGGCGACCAGTCGCCACAATGCGTCGACCGTGGCGATCGGGCCGTCATAGGTCACGATCTCGGTCCCGGACGCAAGCGCCGACAGCTGCCAGTTCCACATCATCCACGCGCAGGTGGTGTGGAAATACATGCGGTCGCCGGGGCGCAGGTCGCTGTGCAGGCGGTGCTCCTTCAGGTGCTCCAGCAGGGTGCCGCCGGCGCCGTGCACGATGCACTTGGGCTTGCCGGTGGTGCCCGACGAAAACATGATGAAGAGTGGATGGTTGAACGGAAAACGCTGGAAAGAGAATTGCTGCGCATCGCCACGGCCGATCAGGTCCGCCAGCGTATGGACCGGCTGGCTGACCGAGGCGGGCAAGCCGCCGTCGTCGAGCTGGATGATGCCCTGCAGCGACGGCAGCGCGGCGGCCAGCTTTGCGACGTTGTCCGCCAGCGGGATGCCGGTGTCGAAGGCGCGCTGCGTGGTGTGCGCGAGCAGCAGCCGCGGCGCCAGCGGCGCGAAGCGGTCGAGCAGCGTTTCGACGCTCATCTCGGCTGCGGCGGTCGACAGCGTCGCGCCGAGCGCGGTCACGGCCAGCGCGGCGACGATGGCCTCCGCATCGTTGCGCATCACGGCGACCACGCGGTCCCCTTCGCGCAGCCCCAGTTGCGACAAGGCGTGGGCCGTGCGCGCCACGCGCTCGCGCAGTTCGCCGCGAGTCAGGTGTTCAGGCCGGCCATCGGCGTGGCAGGCGGTCAGCGCAGGGGCGTCGGGCCCGGCGACCTCAAGCCCCAGCAGGTTGTCTGCGTAGTTCAGCAGCAGGTTCGGGAAGAAGCGCGCATGCTCGCAATCGTCGCCAACGCAGACGGGATCGGGGCTGCCCGACCACGCCAGCCCCTGCGACCACTGCAGGAAGCAGCGCCAGAAGGTCCGGTACTCGCGTACCGAGAAATCATGCAGCGCGTCGTAGCGATGGAAGGATCGTCCGGCGCACGTCTGCAGGGCCGCGGTAAACGCGGTCATCTGCGACGCCACGGCGCGCTCGGGCGAGCTGCTGAAGATAGGATTGCGACCCTGGTTGACGCTCGGGCAGAACGAGGCGTCCAACAAATAAAATCTATCCATCCGATGCTCCTGAGAGACCGGTGCACGCCGTTCGAATTGACGGCGTGTTCATGGGATCGAGATTAGTCGCTGGCAGATTCTGGTCTGTGCGTCATCGCACGCATGACCGGCAGACTGGTGTGGAAAAGCCGGCGTCTGGCGCTACTGCCGTTCAGTTAACGACCGTCGTTCCCGCGCAGGCGGGAACCCAGTGACTTTATCCCCGAAGGGGACGTGAAAGACGCTGGATTCCCGCCTGCGCGGGAATGACGGTAGTGTTTGATACCTTAACTGAACGGCATTGGGCGCCTGGCGCGCCATTTGAGGCTTATCGGGCCCCCGCCTCATACCAATGCTGCGAGCGGTTGACGATGGCGACGACCAGCAGCATCACCGGCACCTCGATCAGCACGCCCACCACGGTGGCCAGCGCCGCGCCGGACTCGAAGCCGAACAGGCTGATGGCGGTGGCCACCGCCAGTTCAAAGAAGTTGCTGGCGCCGATCAGGCTGGACGGACCGGCGACGCAATGCGCCACGCCGAGCCTGCGGTTCAGCAGGTACGCCAGCCCCGAGTTGAAAAAGACCTGGATCAGGATCGGCACCGCCAGCAGCGCAATCACCAGCGGCTGCTCGAGGATGGCCCGGCCCTGGAACGCGAACAGCAAGACTAGCGTCAGCAGCAGCGCGGCGATGGAGCAAGGGCCCAGGCGCCGCACCACGCGCTGGAAATGCGCCACGCCGCGGCGCAGCATCAGCTTGCGCAGCGCTTGCGCAAGCATCACCGGCACCACGATGTAGAGCGCCACCGAGGTGAGCAGCGTATCCCACGGCACCGTGATCGCCGACAGGCCCAGCAGCAGCGCCACCACCGGCGCGAAGGCGACCACCATGATGGCATCGTTCAGCGCCACCTGCGACAGCGTGAAGTACGGGTCGCCCTTGCACAGCTGGCTCCAGACGAACACCATTGCCGTGCAGGGCGCGGCGGCCAGCAGGATCAGGCCGGCCACATAGCTGTCGATCTGCTCCGCCGGCAGCAGCGGCGCGAACAGATGGCGCACGAAGATCCAGCCCAGCAGCGCCATCGAAAACGGCTTGACCGCCCAGTTGATGAACAGCGTCACGCCGATGCCGCGCCAGTGCGACTTCACCTGCGCCAGCGCGCCGAAATCGATCTTGACCAGCATCGGGATGATCATCACCCAGATCAGCAAGCCGACCGGCAGGTTGACCTGCGCGTACTCCATGCGCCCGATCGCCTGGAATGCGCCGGGCAGCACCTGCCCCAGCGCGATGCCGGCGACGATGCACAGCGCCACCCAGACGGTCAGGTAGCGCTCGAAGAAGCTGATGGCTGGCGCGGCGGCGGGCGGGGTCGATGCGGCGACGTTCTGGCTGGTCATGGCTCAGCTCCGCGCCAGGCGCCGCAGCGCTGTTTCAAGTTCAGCGTCGCTCATGTCGTCGAGCGGCAGCAGCAACAGCTGCAGCATGCGGTAGGCGATGGCCTGCCGGGTCAGCTCGAAGGCCTGGCGCTTGTCGTCGTCGCTGCCTTGCGTGCGGGACGGATCGGGATAGCCCCAGTGCACTTTCACCGGGCTGCCGGGCCAGTACGGGCAGGCTTCCTGCGCCGCGCTGTCGCACACGGTGATCACGATACGCATGGGCGGGGCGTCCTCGCCGGCGAATTCATCCCAGCTCTTGCTGCGGATATCGCTGACATCGACGCCGGCGTTGCCGAGCGCTTCGATGGCGAAGGGGTTGACCCTTCCGCTGGGCGCGCTGCCCGCGCTATAGGCGCGCACGTCGCGGCCTGCGCGCCTGGCCAGGTGGTTCAGCATCCCTTCGCCCAGCACGCTGCGCGCGGAGTTATGGGTACATAGGATCAGTACGTTGGTGGTCATGGAGCCGGGGCAAGATTGAGGGAAGTCTGAGGAAGCCGCGCCTGCGCGTGCCGGCGCGCCGGACCGCATTGCGCAGCGTCAGGATTCCGAGGCGGCAGGACAGGGCGACACCGGCGAACACGGATTGCCGCCGCAGCAGTTCTGCGTCAGGTAAGCCAGCAGGCCGTTCATGGTGTCGAAATGCGCCATGTAGATGATCGAGCGGCCGTCCTGGCGGCTGGTCAGCAAGCCGGCGCGATGCAGTTCCTTCAGGTGGAACGACAGCGAGGACGCGGGAATCTCCATCACTTCGGCGATCCGCCCCGCGGGCAAGCCGGCCGGGCCTGCCTGCACCAGCAGCCTGAACACGGCAAGGCGGATCGAATGGGCCAGCGCGGCAAGCGCAGCCAGGGCGTTATCGGTTTCCATTGTTCGACTGTATTCGAAACATCGAAACCGGGCAAGCGGCGTTTATCGCTGTGGTAAGGTGGACGAATGGTTTGCAGGGACAGCCATGGGCGCGGCGCAAGCGGCCCATGCGGTGTCAGGAGAGTAAAGCAGCGTGAGTAATGGCAAGGAAGCGCCGCGGCGCGCACGGCGGACCGATCAGGTCTCCACCAGCCGGGCCTTGCGGCTGAGCGTGCCGGCGGAAGCCAGGCCCGCGCCGGTCAACCGCAGGGACTGGCTGCGGCAGCGCAAGGAAGAATTGCAGGCGGCCCGTGCCGCGGCCAGGCAACGGCGCAACCTGCTGCGCGCCGAGATCCTGTCGGCCGCGCAGGATATTGCCCGCGAGGAGCGCAGCGCCGCGCGGCTGGAGGCCGAACGCCTGAAGGCGGAAGCCAGGTCCGCGCGCACGCACGCGCGCGAAGACAAACGCGCCGCCGCCAAGTTCGAGCGCGGCCAGGCGAAGCGCCCGGCGTCCAAAGGGAAAATGCTGGCGCAGGAGAAAAGCAAGCTGGTCTCTTACGCCGAACTGCTGCGCCTGCGCAAGCGCGCCTAACGGATCCGGTCGAAGCCGCTCGCGGCCCAGCGCTCGGCGCTGTCGCGCGTCAGGCGAAAATCGGGCCGCACCTTGATGGTCGCCAGCACCTCGCCGAAAGCATCTTCGGCGCTCAGCGTGCCGAAGGGCTCGAACTCATCGGGCGTGATCGCCAGCTTCACGGTCACGCTGCCCGCTTCGGCTTCGATGCTGAGCTGCTTGTTCAACTGCGCATGCAGCTGCTGCTCATGGCGCCGGATCACTTCCGACGCGGTCTTGACCAGGGTCTGGTGGGCCGTGGCATCGAGCGGCTTGGGATCGACCTTGTTGCGCCCCATGGTCCAGGGCCCGACCAGCGCCGGCTCGGCGCTGCCGTCGCGGATCATCTCGACCGCCCAGCCTTCGCCATCCTCGTTCTTGATGACGCGGGCGGTCCAGCCCTTGTCGCGCCACAGGCGGGGTTCGTGGATGGCAGGGGAATCGTGCCCGGGCGGCGCGTCTTCGGTGTGTGGCATCAATCTCGTGGTACGGGTCTCGGGGAAGCCGCGAGGATACTATAGGGACCGGCACGTGGACTGCCTCGTCCTCGCTCATCCCGACGTGTCAACTTTCGATTGACACCGTGTCAACGATCCATGGAATTGTCGATCAAGCCTTGACAGTGCAAAATCCGGGCGAAGCCCGGGCCGACCCTTCGCGCCCGCGAACGAACACACAAGGAGATCGCCGCATGCCTGATACCAACCAATCCCCACGCCTGCCGCTGGCCGGCGTGCGCGTGCTGGACCTGTCCCGCGTGCTGGCCGGACCGATGTGCACGCAGGCGCTGGGCGACCTGGGTGCGGAGGTGATCAAGGTCGAGCACCCCGGCCGCGGCGACGATACGCGCGACTGGGGCCTGCGCGTGGGTACGCGCAACACCGCCTACTTCAACAGTGCCAACCGCAACAAGCAGTCCATCGGCATCGACCTGCAGCAGCCCGAGGGCCAGCGCATCGTGCGCGAGCTGGCGGCGAAGTGCGACGTGCTGGTGCAGAACTTCAAGTTCGGCGGCATCGACAAGATGGGGCTGGGCTACGAGGCGCTGAAGGCGGTCAACCCGGGGCTGGTGTATTGCTCCATCACCGGCTACCGCAGCAATGGCCCGGAGGCGACCCGCCCCGGCTACGACCTGGTGGTGCAGGGCGAGGCCGGCCTGATGGCGCTGAATGGCGAGGAAGGGCAGGGGCCGCTGAAGTTCGGCACGGCGGTGGTGGACATGTTCACCGGCATGTATTCGGCGCAGGCCGTGCTGGCGGCGTTGTACGACCGCCAGCGCACCGGCCAGGGCCGCCACGTGGAAATGGCGCTGTATGACTGCGGCCTGATGATCACCGCTTACTATGGGCTGGAGGCGCTGCTGATGGGCGAGGACCCGCCCAAGTACGGCAACGCCCATCCGTCGATCGTGCCTTACGGCGTGTTCGACGCGGCCGATGGCCCGCTGGTGATCACGGTCGGCAACAACGCGCAGTTCCAGCGCTTCTGCACCGAGGTGATCGAGCGTCCGGACCTGGCTGCCGACGAGCGCTTCGCCACCAACACCGGCCGCTCGGCCAACCGCCAGGCCTTGCTGCCGGAACTGCGCGCCGAACTGGCGCGCCGTCCGCGCGAGCTGCTGCTGGCGCGCCTGAGCGCCGCCGGCATCCCGTGCGGCGAGGTGCTGGGGCTGTTCGAGGCGCTGCGCTCCAGGCGCTCTGCCGAAGCCGGCCTGCTGGCCGAGCTGCCCAACCCGGAAACCGGCCGCGTCGAGGTGCTGGCGCCGCCGTACCGGCTCGATGGCCAGCGCCTGCCGGTGCGCGCCGCGCCGCCGCTGCTGTCGCAGGACACGGAGCGTGTGCTGGGCGGCCTGCTCGGCATGGATGCCGCGCAGGTGGCCGCGCTGAAGGCGGCCGGCGTAGTGTAAGGACCGGCGCAAGCCGCGCCGGTGCCAGGCCGGCGCGGGCTACGATGCCTCAGCCTGCTGCGGCTCCGGCCATTTCCCCTTGCGCGGAAAGCGCATGTCGAACTCGGTGAAGACGTGTTCCTCGGAGCGGCAGCTGATGCTCGCGCCCCAGCTGTCGAGCACTTTGTGGCAGAACGCCAGGCCGATGCCGGTGCCGCGGTGCGCAGGGTAGGAGAAGAAGGGCTGGAACATCCGCGCCAGCACCTGCGGCGGCACGCCGGTGGCGGTGTCGCGGAACATCACGTGGACGGCGTCGGGCCGGACTTCGCAGCGGATATGGATGGTGCCCTTGCCAGCGCGTCGGATCGCTTCCAGCGCGTTCTTCAGCAGGTTGGTCGTGACCAGGCCGAATAGTTGCGCGTTGCCCATCACGTAGGCGCGGCCGGGCAGGTCGAGCGTGACGCGCTCGCTATCGCCGGGCTCGAACGGAAAGCGGCCGACCGCGTCGCGGATCGCCGCGCCCACGTCGAACAGCGCCTGCGTGGCGTTTTCCGGGTTTTTGGAGTTGGCCACCAGCAGCTCGATGCTGTTGCTGATATGGGCCAGGTCGGATTCCATCCGCGCCACCGCCTGCATCAGGCCGTCGCGCTGCGGCGTGTCCTGGTCCAGCGCCGCGGGCAGCCGCGCCTTCAGTCCCCTGGCGGTCATGGCCAGGCTGGTCAGCGGCGTGCGCAGCTCATGCGCGACGGTGGCCAGCGCGGCGGCCATGCCGCGCCGCTTCTGCTCGGCCAGCAGCTGGCGGTCCATCTTGATGACCACCAGCACCGCGATCACGAAGCCGATCACCGGCAGCTGCAGCAGCACCGGCTGCCACGGGATGCCGCCCATGGAATTGCCGGCCAGCACGAACAGGGCAATCGCGGCCGCGCCGCCCGCGAACAGGGCAATGGTGGCGAAGGCGGTGTTGAAGTGATACAGGATCACCACCGCGATGATCACCGATTCCGCCCACACCATCGAACCGCCGTTCTCCAGGTAGAAGAAGATAAAGGCGAATGGCAGCCCTACCGTGATGGCAAAGAGCGCATACGGCGGCAGCCAGCGCCGGTCCGAGAACGCCGAAGCGAACAGCAGCGGCACGAACAGCGCGGTGCAGACCAGGCGCAGCCACAGGTTTTCATAAGGCTGCGGGAACACATAGGACCAGATCACGTAGTAGAGCGGGTGCCCCACCACGCCCAGCGCGCCCACCATCTGGATCCGGCGCAGGCGGATGACGCTCTCCTCGTCCAGCAGCGTGGCCCGCGCGGCGGTCTCGAACACGGCTTGCCACGCCTGGCGGGCAAGCCCGGCCAGGGTGCCGCGGCCGTCCTCCGCTTGCGCTACCTTTGCATCCATCTCCAGGACTACTCCTCGCGGATGCCTGCGATCGGCCCGCTTGTGGGATTTTCAGTGCTTGCGCCGGGCCCGGCGCGTCGAGGACCACTCTTGCAGCCGGACTTCATCGCGGATGCTGGCGAGCACGCCGACCAGGCGGTCGATTTCGGTGGCGCCAAGTTTCGCATGCAGCGTAAGCCGCATCAATGCCCGGTTCTTCGGCGTCGCCGGCGCACAGAATACCGCGCCGAAGATGCCGCGCCGCTGCAGCGCATCGCGCAGCACCTTCACCTGCGGCTCGGTGCCCGCCTCCAGCCCGATGATCTGCTCCGAGCCCTCGCTGATGTTGTAGCCCAGTTCGGCGATCGCGGCGCGGGTCTCGCGGGTAATGGCATGCAGGCGCGCCCGGCGCTGGTCCGCCGCGGCAATGAAGTCCGTCACCGCGTCGAACCAGGCAATCTCGTGGCGCAGCAGCCCGGAACTGAAAATCGCCGGCCGCGATTCCACCGCGAAGAAATCCTTGAAGGCCGTGGAGCAGGCGACATAGCCGGCGCGTCCGGCAAACGCCTTGGCCAGCGACGCGGTGCGAAAGTGCACGCGCTCCGACAGCCCCAGCGCCGGCACCAGGCCGCCGCCGCGCGGCCCATGCGTGCCCAGCGAGTGCGATTCGTCCACCACCAGCACGCAGCCTGACGCTTCCGCCAGTTCGACATAGTCCACCAGCGGCGCCACGCTGCCGGTGGTGCTGTAGACCGAATCCACCATGATCACGCCCGGGCCGAAGCGCTCCAGCTGGCGGCGCACGTGATCGCAATCGTTATGGCGCACCGGCACCGCCTGCGCGCCGGCGGCGATGATGCCTTCCCAGAGCGAGGCATGCCCGTTCATGTCGATATAGACCGGAATGCCGGGTCCGGCGATGCACTGCACCAGCCCGACGTTGGCGGCCCAGCCGGACTGGGCGATCAGCCCGTCCTCGGCCTGCATCAGGTCGGCGATCTTGCGCTCGACCCGCCGCTGCGGGGTATCGCCGTGCATGAACACCGACGACATCAGCAACTCCGGCGCGTCATCGAGAAAAGCCCGCGCCTGCGCCTGCGCCAGCGAAGCTTCGCCCAGCAGGCACAGATAGTCGTTGCTGCCCAGGTGCAGCGCGTCCGGCCCCGGCGTGAGGCCGTGCAGCAGGTGGTCCCCGCCCCAGAGCTTGCCCATGCGCTCTTCAAAATGCTGTGCCATGCGCGTGGTGATCCAGGGCGGTAGCGTCGGGGCCTTGGTGCGTGGGGCATGGTGTCTGGCGTGCGCAAGCGGGGCTTCGGAGAACATCGGTAGTCCTTCAACAGGTCGGATGAAAATCGGAGGGAACTGGCTAGGCTTGCATGGCGCTTGCGCCAAAGCCAGCCGCCCATGCGTGGGGGGTGCCGCGCGCAACGTTCCCCGTGGCGCACCGTGTGCCGGCATGCCGTGGTACGCAATTCATGTAGCGACCACTGTGCCAGTGTTATCTGGCGATTGTGACGGGACTTCCACCAATCCCAACGTCTGCTTGGAGACTAGGTTGTGTGGAAAGGAAGATCAGGGGCAACGCAGGGTTGCCGGTATTCAGGAGGGAATTTGGCACAAAATTGTGCTAGATAAAGCACGTGTGCCAGGGTGCGCGAAAGCCGGGCGCTGGATGGCCCGGGGCGCGAACGTAGGGAGGGTATGGCGGGTGGCCAGCAGGGCGCTGGTGACCGCATGGTGCGACCGGCGGCGTGCCCACGCACATGCCGCCCCGCCGTAGTGCAAGGCTGTGGCTATCAGCCCGCGCCGGCACCCTCCAGCGCCGTGCCGCGCGCTTCCAGCGTGCGGCGGGCGATATTCAGCTGGTGGATCTGCGTGGTGCCTTCATACAGCCTGAACAGCCGCACATCGCGATAGAAGCGCTCCGCCACGGTGCGGGCCATATACCCGCTGCCGCCGAACACCTGCACCGCGCGGTCCGCCACGCGGCCGGCCATCTCGGAGGCGAACAGCTTGCACATCGACGCTTCCATGGTCACGTCCTCGCCGGCATCGCGCTTGCGCGCGGTGTCGAGCACCAGCGCGCGGGCCGCGTGCAGTTCCGTGTTGCTGTCGGCAATCATCTGCTGCACCAGCTGGTAGTCGGCAATCGGCTTGCCGAACTGCCGGCGCTGCGCCGCGTAGCGGACCATCTCGTCGACCAGCCGGATGGCCGGGCCCACGCACAGTCCCGCCAGGTTGATGCGCTGCTTGTTCAGCGCCTTCATCGCCGTCTTGAAGCCGACATTGGGTTTGCCGCCGACGATGGCGCTGGCCGGCACGCGGCAGTCCTTCAGGTAGACATCGCCCACCGGCGAGCCGTGCTGGCCCATCTTGCGCTCCGGCTCGCTGGTGCTCAGGCCCGGCGTGCCGCGCTCTATCAGGAAGGCGCTGATGCCATGGGCGCCCGGTGTATCGGGATCGGTGCGGGCGAACACGGTGAACAGGTCGGCAATCGGCGCATTGGTGATAAAGCACTTGCTGCCGTTCAGCACGTAGTGGTCGCCGTCCTGCCTGGCCGTGGTCTGCAGCGCGGTGGCATCGGAGCCGGCCTCCGGCTCGGTCAGCGCGAAGCAGCCGGTGACCTTGCCGGAAGCCAGCAGCGGCAGGTAGCGCTGGCGCTGCGCTTCGGTACCGTCCGCCACCAGCGACTCGGACGCGATGCCGGTATTGCCGCCGAAGCGGGCGCGGAACACCGTGGCCGCCTGCGACACTTCGATGTTCACCTGCGCCAGCTCTTCGGTGGTCAGCCCGGCGCCGCCATAGGCTTCCGGAATGCTGTGGCCGAACAGGCCGAGGCGGCGCATCTGTTCGACCACGGGCTCGGGGATGACATCGGTGCGGTCGATCTGCGCTTCGAGCGGAATGCAGGTTTCCAGCACGAAGCGGCGGAGTTCGGCAAGCAGCGCTTGCTGGCGGGCGGAGTCGCGGATCATGGAAGGGTTCCGGTGGTGGTTTGAACGAGGTCGGGGCGTGCGCGGCGCTTACTGTGCCGTGATGCCGGCGGTCTTCAGCACGCCGGTCCATTTTTTGGTTTCGGTATCCAGGAATTGCTGGAACGCGGCGGCGGGTTGCGGCGCCAGTTCCATGCCGAGTTCGGCCAGGCGGCGCCCCGTGGCCGGGTCGGCGGTGGCGCGCACGGCGGCGTCGGCCAGCTTGCGCACCACCGCGTCCGGCGTGCCCTGCGGCGCGACCAGGCCGAACCAGCCGCCCACTTCATAGCCGGGCAGGCGCGCGGCCTCGGCCACGGTGGGCACGTCGGGCATCACGGCCGAGCGCTTTGCCGTAGTCACCGCCAGCGCGCGCAGCTTGCCGCTCTGCACCTGCTGACGGGCAATGGCCGAGGTCAGCGCCATCATCGACACGCGCCCGCCCAGCAGGTCGCTCATGGCCTCGGGCTGGCCCTTGTAGGGCACGTGGGTCAGCTTCACCTGCGTCATCTGCGCCAGCAGTTCGCCCGACAGATGGTTCGAGGTGCCGACGCCCGCGCTGGCGTAGGTCAGCGTGCCGGGCTTGCTGCGCGCGGCGTCGAGCAATTCAGGCAGCGTGCGCAGCGGCGACGCCGCCGGCACCACGATCACGTTGGGTACGGCACCGATGCCCGCCACCGCGCGGAAGTCCTTGCCGCTCTTGCCCTGGATCGACGGGTTGAGCAGCGGCCCGATCACGTAGCTGGGGCTGACCGCCAGCAGCGTATAGCCGTCGGCAGGCGAGCGCGCGACCAGATCCGCGCCGATGGCGCCGCCGGCGCCGGTCTTGTTTTCGACGATGACCGGCTGCTGCAGCACCTTGGCCATGTTCTCGGCGGTGATGCGGGTGACCGAGTCGACCACGCCGCCCGCCGAGAACGGCACGATGATCCGCACCGGGCGGTCGGGGAAGCGCGCCGCGTCGCCGGCGCCCGCCAGCGCAGCCGCGGGCGTCAGCGCGGCGCAGGCCAGCATGCCGGCAGCGAGCCGGCGCAGGGGTTGGTAGGCATCCATCTTGTCTCCTTGGTTGCCTGCGCCGGAGCGTTGCCGGGCGCAAGGTCGGTCTCATGCAGGCCTCTTGCGGGCCGCTGGCCATGGCCCTGCCGACGCCATCGCCGGCAGGCTGCGCCGCCGCGCTGTCATCAGCGCGCGCAGCTCAGTTCGATCTGCCGCACCGCTTCGCGCAGCCTGGGCGCCACCTCGCGCTCCAGCACGTTGTCGCGGTTGCGCGATGCGGCGATGGTGCAGTTCAGCGCGAACGGATCTTCGTGCAGCGACTGGCGCAACGGTGCCGCGATCGCGTGGATTTCTGGCCGCCACTCGCCGCGGCTCAGGCAATAGCCGTGCGCGCGGAAGTGTTTCTGGTCGTCCGCCCACATCTGGCGT
Proteins encoded in this region:
- the cqsA gene encoding alpha-hydroxyketone-type quorum-sensing autoinducer synthase, which produces MFSEAPLAHARHHAPRTKAPTLPPWITTRMAQHFEERMGKLWGGDHLLHGLTPGPDALHLGSNDYLCLLGEASLAQAQARAFLDDAPELLMSSVFMHGDTPQRRVERKIADLMQAEDGLIAQSGWAANVGLVQCIAGPGIPVYIDMNGHASLWEGIIAAGAQAVPVRHNDCDHVRRQLERFGPGVIMVDSVYSTTGSVAPLVDYVELAEASGCVLVVDESHSLGTHGPRGGGLVPALGLSERVHFRTASLAKAFAGRAGYVACSTAFKDFFAVESRPAIFSSGLLRHEIAWFDAVTDFIAAADQRRARLHAITRETRAAIAELGYNISEGSEQIIGLEAGTEPQVKVLRDALQRRGIFGAVFCAPATPKNRALMRLTLHAKLGATEIDRLVGVLASIRDEVRLQEWSSTRRARRKH
- a CDS encoding acyl-CoA dehydrogenase family protein; the protein is MIRDSARQQALLAELRRFVLETCIPLEAQIDRTDVIPEPVVEQMRRLGLFGHSIPEAYGGAGLTTEELAQVNIEVSQAATVFRARFGGNTGIASESLVADGTEAQRQRYLPLLASGKVTGCFALTEPEAGSDATALQTTARQDGDHYVLNGSKCFITNAPIADLFTVFARTDPDTPGAHGISAFLIERGTPGLSTSEPERKMGQHGSPVGDVYLKDCRVPASAIVGGKPNVGFKTAMKALNKQRINLAGLCVGPAIRLVDEMVRYAAQRRQFGKPIADYQLVQQMIADSNTELHAARALVLDTARKRDAGEDVTMEASMCKLFASEMAGRVADRAVQVFGGSGYMARTVAERFYRDVRLFRLYEGTTQIHQLNIARRTLEARGTALEGAGAG
- a CDS encoding tripartite tricarboxylate transporter substrate binding protein; its protein translation is MDAYQPLRRLAAGMLACAALTPAAALAGAGDAARFPDRPVRIIVPFSAGGVVDSVTRITAENMAKVLQQPVIVENKTGAGGAIGADLVARSPADGYTLLAVSPSYVIGPLLNPSIQGKSGKDFRAVAGIGAVPNVIVVPAASPLRTLPELLDAARSKPGTLTYASAGVGTSNHLSGELLAQMTQVKLTHVPYKGQPEAMSDLLGGRVSMMALTSAIARQQVQSGKLRALAVTTAKRSAVMPDVPTVAEAARLPGYEVGGWFGLVAPQGTPDAVVRKLADAAVRATADPATGRRLAELGMELAPQPAAAFQQFLDTETKKWTGVLKTAGITAQ